From one Pseudomonadota bacterium genomic stretch:
- a CDS encoding GreA/GreB family elongation factor yields MGMDSPMGAALLGKRVGNEVTVQRPQGEVRLTMGMTTRASEPARDPRGLGTGRLGCCRIPRMNCAGRRWNDAVFRAIRFDSFPQPAQIRVQRGRVAWQSGTATTESRHSHYCKAEQSRGIAEQPLLHRAGRGS; encoded by the coding sequence ATCGGCATGGACTCGCCGATGGGAGCGGCGCTGCTCGGCAAGCGCGTGGGCAACGAGGTCACGGTCCAAAGGCCGCAAGGCGAGGTCCGCCTGACGATGGGAATGACGACCCGCGCGTCGGAACCCGCGCGGGATCCGCGCGGGCTGGGAACGGGACGGCTCGGGTGCTGCCGGATCCCGCGCATGAATTGCGCGGGCCGGAGATGGAATGACGCCGTTTTCAGGGCGATCCGGTTCGATTCGTTTCCCCAGCCCGCGCAGATCCGCGTGCAACGCGGAAGAGTCGCGTGGCAAAGCGGAACAGCCACTACTGAATCGCGACACAGCCACTACTGTAAAGCGGAACAGTCGCGTGGCATCGCGGAACAGCCACTACTGCATCGCGCCGGACGCGGCAGCTGA